The following proteins are co-located in the Shouchella hunanensis genome:
- the mdh gene encoding malate dehydrogenase, producing the protein MAIKRRKISIIGSGFTGATTALMVAQKELGDVVLVDIPDMEGPTKGKALDMMESTPVQGVDSRIIGTSSYEDTKDSDVVVITAGIARKPGMSRDDLVSTNAKIMKSVTKEIVKHSPDCYIIVLTNPADAMTYTVFKESGLPKNRVIGQSGVLDTARFRTFIAEELNLSVEDVTGFVLGGHGDDMVPLIRYSAAGGVPLSTLISPERLEEIVERTRKGGGEIVGLLGNGSAYYAPAASLTQMVEAIVKDKKRVIPTIAYLEGEYGHHDLYLGVPTILGGDGIEKVIELDLTDEEQDQLNKSADSVRHVMDALPTA; encoded by the coding sequence ATGGCGATTAAACGTAGAAAAATTTCAATTATCGGTAGTGGCTTTACAGGTGCAACAACGGCTCTTATGGTTGCACAAAAAGAACTAGGCGACGTTGTTCTTGTTGATATTCCGGATATGGAAGGACCGACAAAAGGAAAAGCGTTAGATATGATGGAATCAACACCTGTACAAGGTGTTGATTCCCGAATTATTGGCACATCGAGTTATGAAGATACAAAAGACTCCGATGTTGTTGTCATCACAGCTGGAATTGCGCGTAAGCCAGGTATGAGTCGCGATGACCTAGTTTCCACTAACGCTAAAATTATGAAGTCTGTAACAAAAGAAATTGTCAAACATTCTCCAGATTGCTATATCATCGTGTTAACGAATCCAGCAGACGCGATGACGTATACGGTATTCAAAGAATCGGGATTACCGAAAAATCGGGTTATTGGTCAGTCGGGTGTATTGGATACAGCTCGATTTAGAACGTTTATTGCCGAGGAATTAAATCTATCTGTTGAAGATGTTACTGGATTTGTTCTTGGTGGTCACGGTGATGATATGGTTCCACTTATTCGCTATTCAGCAGCTGGCGGCGTGCCACTTTCAACATTAATCTCGCCTGAGCGTTTAGAGGAAATTGTTGAACGGACACGAAAAGGTGGCGGTGAAATTGTTGGACTACTTGGAAACGGTAGTGCCTACTATGCACCGGCAGCATCCCTAACGCAAATGGTTGAAGCGATTGTCAAAGATAAGAAAAGAGTGATTCCGACAATTGCTTATCTAGAAGGCGAGTATGGACATCACGACTTATATCTAGGGGTTCCTACTATTTTAGGTGGAGACGGTATTGAAAAAGTAATTGAGCTTGACTTGACAGATGAGGAACAAGACCAGTTAAATAAGTCTGCTGATTCTGTTCGTCATGTAATGGATGCTTTACCAACAGCATAA
- the pnpS gene encoding two-component system histidine kinase PnpS, translating to MTNVKNRFVVSIMLVVTFVLLALGLTIGAWSNEQYLNFIEERMKNETALATWTVTENGFPEQEEAQRIAAKAGELFEGRLTIIDDTGTVLGDSWAEPEEMENHLDRPEIKRALADNDVELRYSETIGEDLLYYALPLYEDEMLLGYIRVGLSVESLNQINQTVWFVIAASFFIAFFILFILVTRITKQIIKPIDHATEAAIRLAEGDYKTRTFEDQHKELGRLGRSINILAYNLEQLSRRHKVQQEQMAALIDHMGSALLFINVRGDVELVNRTTEQLFFVKAQEITGKPYYEIIPSDNLSKFVQSVYMTETKQRGQIEWTDHFVTKVYDVYGAPVVTDSGRLRGVTIVLHDITEQKKLEQIRKDFVANVSHELKTPVTSIKGFAETLIDGALQEPELSKQFTEIIWKESDRLQTLIMDLLELSKIENAQFLLHLEEVSLKGISDEVVTLLSSKAEEKKMTIHVTETGQSTIEGDAQRLKQIILNLVTNAIAYTPADGTVHVKLIEKENDVELQVKDTGIGISVPERLRIFERFYRVDRARSRNSGGTGLGLAIVKHLAEAHHGKLEVESEEGKGSVFKILFPKRQA from the coding sequence ATGACTAACGTAAAAAATCGGTTCGTTGTAAGCATTATGCTTGTTGTTACCTTTGTTTTGCTAGCACTCGGACTAACCATTGGTGCCTGGTCAAATGAGCAGTATTTAAATTTTATTGAAGAGCGAATGAAGAACGAAACAGCACTAGCAACATGGACCGTCACGGAAAATGGCTTTCCAGAGCAAGAGGAAGCACAGCGAATTGCGGCTAAAGCCGGTGAATTATTTGAAGGACGTTTAACGATTATTGATGACACAGGAACGGTTTTAGGAGACTCATGGGCTGAGCCAGAAGAAATGGAAAATCATCTTGATCGACCTGAAATTAAGCGCGCCCTTGCTGATAACGACGTTGAACTAAGGTATAGTGAGACAATCGGTGAGGACTTGCTTTATTATGCTTTACCTCTTTATGAAGATGAAATGCTTCTAGGTTATATTCGTGTAGGTTTATCAGTAGAATCACTTAACCAAATTAATCAAACCGTATGGTTCGTCATTGCAGCAAGCTTCTTCATTGCATTTTTCATTCTATTTATTCTTGTTACGCGCATTACAAAGCAAATTATTAAACCGATTGATCATGCGACAGAGGCAGCGATTCGTTTAGCAGAAGGTGACTATAAAACACGGACGTTTGAAGATCAACATAAAGAACTGGGACGCTTAGGTCGCTCCATTAATATACTCGCATACAATCTAGAACAACTGTCAAGGCGTCATAAAGTACAGCAAGAACAAATGGCTGCTTTGATTGATCATATGGGGAGTGCGTTATTATTTATTAATGTTCGTGGCGATGTAGAGCTGGTAAATCGAACAACAGAACAACTGTTTTTCGTTAAAGCGCAGGAAATAACAGGTAAGCCTTACTATGAAATTATTCCAAGTGATAATCTTAGTAAATTTGTCCAGTCGGTCTATATGACTGAAACAAAACAACGAGGACAAATCGAATGGACAGATCATTTTGTCACGAAAGTCTATGACGTCTACGGGGCTCCTGTTGTGACAGATTCCGGTCGTTTGCGTGGGGTAACGATTGTACTCCATGATATAACAGAGCAAAAGAAACTTGAACAAATTCGCAAAGATTTCGTCGCAAATGTCTCTCATGAATTAAAGACACCGGTAACGTCAATTAAAGGTTTTGCGGAAACGTTAATTGATGGTGCGCTTCAAGAGCCGGAATTGTCGAAGCAATTTACGGAGATTATTTGGAAAGAAAGTGATCGTCTACAAACGCTAATCATGGACTTACTTGAACTGTCTAAAATTGAAAATGCTCAATTCTTACTCCATTTAGAAGAAGTCTCCTTAAAAGGGATTTCCGATGAAGTTGTCACATTGCTTTCAAGCAAAGCTGAAGAAAAGAAAATGACCATTCATGTAACAGAAACAGGTCAATCTACTATTGAGGGAGACGCACAACGCTTAAAACAAATTATTTTAAACCTTGTTACAAATGCGATTGCGTACACACCAGCGGATGGTACGGTTCACGTAAAGTTAATTGAAAAAGAAAATGATGTGGAGCTTCAAGTGAAAGATACAGGAATTGGCATTAGTGTGCCAGAAAGACTTCGTATTTTTGAACGTTTCTACCGAGTTGATCGAGCGAGGAGTCGAAATTCTGGAGGAACAGGCTTGGGTCTTGCGATTGTGAAACATTTGGCTGAAGCTCATCATGGAAAACTAGAAGTGGAAAGTGAAGAAGGAAAGGGATCGGTATTTAAAATTTTGTTTCCAAAGAGACAAGCTTAA
- the polA gene encoding DNA polymerase I — protein sequence MKKLVLIDGNSIAYRAFFALPLLSNEKGEYTNAVYGFTTMLLKVLEEEKPTHLFVAFDAGKSTFRHKTYAEYKGTRQKTPSELSGQIPMIHKLLDAFSIKRYEAKEYEADDIIGTQAVEAAKEGFEVVVITGDKDLLQLVDDHIEVVLTRKGITEVDRYNEAKIEERYGLTPKQIIDLKGLMGDTSDNIPGVPGVGEKTAIKLLTQFSDVETVLDSINEVSGKKLKERLEENKEQAILSKQLATIMTEVPLETALNDLAYNGFDYQAVKELFKAYAFNSLLNRIGGNEDQKEEALEKVPFEVVSEIKEDHLVSPSALVIEMLGDNYHHADIIGVGLANKNGSYFIPTKVAVESDLFQTFMADQKKEKYLFDAKRAVVALAWQDIELHGVAFDLQMASYLLDPSLSSHEMSDIASRKGSVRVLEDETVYGKGAKQAIPDEQQLAAHLSRKAYAMYVLKDILANELKENEQFSLFAELEMPLSVILGRMEKEGIKVDRSQLQNMGDDLSTRLANLEKEIHKEAGETFNINSPKQLGQVLFETLELPPVKKTKTGYSTSADVLEKLAGSHPIIEHILLYRQLGKLYSTYIEGLLKVADEQSGKVHTRFNQALTQTGRLSSTDPNLQNIPIRLEEGRKIRKAFVPSQEGWVMVSADYSQIELRVLAHISGDERMKEAFLKDMDIHTKTAMDVFHVEEHEVTDQMRRSAKAVNFGIVYGISDYGLSQNLNITRKEAKAFIDRYLASYPDVKAYMENVVKEAKKTGYVQTLLARRRYLPELASSNFNQRSFAERTAMNTPIQGTAADIIKQAMVNMSDELASSSLKVTMLLQVHDELIFEVAPEDEQALKELVTNVMENALSLDVPLQVDVSSGSSWYDAK from the coding sequence TTGAAAAAATTAGTATTAATTGACGGAAATAGTATTGCCTACCGAGCCTTTTTCGCATTACCGCTTTTAAGCAATGAAAAAGGGGAATATACGAACGCAGTTTATGGTTTTACAACGATGCTTTTAAAAGTACTTGAGGAAGAAAAGCCCACTCATTTATTCGTAGCATTTGATGCAGGCAAATCGACATTTCGACATAAGACGTATGCTGAATATAAAGGGACGCGTCAAAAAACACCTTCAGAATTATCCGGTCAAATTCCTATGATTCATAAGCTTTTAGATGCTTTTTCTATAAAACGATATGAAGCAAAAGAGTACGAAGCAGATGATATTATTGGAACACAGGCTGTAGAAGCAGCAAAAGAAGGGTTTGAGGTTGTTGTCATTACGGGAGATAAAGATTTACTCCAACTTGTTGATGACCATATCGAAGTCGTGCTTACTCGAAAAGGAATAACCGAAGTTGATCGTTATAATGAAGCGAAAATAGAAGAGCGATACGGGCTAACACCCAAACAAATTATTGATTTAAAAGGACTTATGGGGGATACCTCTGATAATATCCCTGGTGTTCCTGGTGTTGGAGAGAAAACGGCTATTAAGCTGTTAACTCAATTCTCAGACGTGGAAACTGTACTTGACTCGATTAATGAGGTTTCAGGGAAAAAGCTTAAAGAGCGGTTAGAGGAAAATAAAGAACAAGCGATTTTAAGTAAACAACTTGCAACCATTATGACGGAAGTACCGTTAGAAACGGCTCTTAACGACTTAGCATATAACGGATTTGATTATCAAGCAGTTAAGGAATTGTTTAAAGCATATGCATTTAATTCTTTATTAAATCGGATTGGTGGCAATGAAGATCAAAAAGAAGAGGCATTGGAGAAAGTGCCATTTGAAGTGGTTTCGGAGATAAAGGAAGATCATCTTGTCAGTCCATCCGCTTTAGTGATTGAAATGCTCGGTGACAATTATCATCATGCTGATATTATCGGGGTTGGCTTAGCAAATAAAAATGGGAGCTACTTTATTCCGACAAAGGTTGCTGTAGAGTCAGATCTCTTTCAAACGTTTATGGCCGATCAGAAGAAAGAAAAGTATTTGTTTGATGCGAAACGAGCAGTTGTTGCGTTAGCATGGCAAGATATTGAATTACATGGTGTTGCTTTCGATTTACAAATGGCATCATATTTACTTGATCCGTCTCTTTCTTCCCATGAAATGAGCGATATTGCATCTCGAAAAGGATCAGTCCGTGTCTTAGAAGATGAAACCGTTTATGGAAAAGGGGCAAAGCAAGCAATTCCTGATGAGCAGCAGCTTGCTGCGCATTTATCTAGAAAAGCTTATGCGATGTATGTATTAAAAGACATATTGGCAAATGAGCTGAAGGAAAACGAACAATTTTCGCTTTTTGCAGAACTTGAAATGCCGTTATCTGTTATATTAGGACGAATGGAGAAAGAAGGCATCAAAGTCGACCGCTCGCAGCTTCAGAACATGGGTGACGATTTATCGACACGATTAGCAAATCTTGAAAAAGAGATTCATAAAGAAGCTGGTGAGACGTTTAACATTAATTCTCCGAAGCAATTAGGACAAGTATTATTTGAAACGTTAGAGCTTCCGCCAGTAAAGAAAACAAAAACAGGTTATTCTACAAGTGCAGATGTATTAGAGAAATTAGCAGGTTCGCACCCAATTATTGAACATATTTTACTCTATCGTCAGCTCGGAAAGCTGTATTCAACCTACATTGAAGGATTGTTAAAAGTAGCGGATGAGCAGTCAGGAAAAGTGCACACACGATTTAATCAAGCACTTACACAAACTGGACGGCTTTCTTCAACAGATCCCAACTTGCAAAATATTCCGATACGACTAGAAGAAGGAAGAAAAATCCGTAAAGCATTTGTACCGTCTCAAGAGGGTTGGGTGATGGTGTCTGCTGACTATTCACAAATTGAATTACGAGTACTTGCACACATATCAGGCGACGAAAGAATGAAAGAAGCATTTTTGAAGGATATGGATATCCATACAAAAACGGCTATGGACGTGTTTCATGTTGAAGAACATGAAGTGACGGATCAAATGAGGCGTAGCGCAAAAGCAGTAAACTTCGGTATTGTTTATGGAATTAGTGATTACGGTCTCTCGCAAAATTTAAACATCACTCGAAAAGAAGCAAAAGCATTTATAGATCGTTATTTGGCTAGCTACCCTGATGTAAAAGCATATATGGAAAATGTCGTAAAAGAAGCAAAGAAAACAGGTTATGTTCAAACGTTATTGGCGAGACGTCGGTATTTGCCTGAGTTAGCTAGTAGTAATTTTAATCAACGTAGTTTTGCCGAACGTACGGCAATGAATACGCCTATTCAAGGGACGGCTGCGGATATTATTAAGCAAGCGATGGTAAATATGAGTGACGAACTAGCGAGTTCTTCGTTGAAAGTCACGATGTTGTTACAGGTACACGATGAATTGATTTTTGAAGTTGCGCCAGAAGACGAACAGGCTTTGAAGGAACTTGTTACAAATGTAATGGAAAATGCATTATCATTAGATGTTCCCCTACAGGTAGACGTGTCAAGCGGTTCTTCTTGGTATGACGCAAAGTAA
- a CDS encoding YitT family protein, with translation MIFFRKAIAILLGCFIVSIGVLLLRHAGLITGGTAGLTLTLSYLVNLPFSLLFFLVNIPFYIFSFIRMGLSFTIVTMLSVTFLSLLTAVDTFLPSFTVPMFFGAVLGGVSIGTGLTLLFNQQASLGGANILALYLQKKAGIDPGKTNFLFDAFVVLLSFLVVGLIPGLFSVLSILITSKIISLYKHRFIKHVKPVQLKKASVSGAGV, from the coding sequence ATGATTTTTTTCCGAAAGGCCATTGCGATTTTATTAGGTTGTTTCATTGTTTCGATTGGCGTTTTATTGCTCCGTCACGCTGGTCTTATTACTGGCGGAACAGCTGGTTTGACCTTAACCTTATCCTATTTAGTTAACCTTCCTTTTTCCTTACTCTTTTTCCTAGTAAACATACCGTTTTACATATTTTCTTTTATAAGAATGGGCTTAAGCTTTACAATTGTGACGATGCTATCGGTTACATTTTTATCCTTGTTAACAGCGGTTGATACGTTTTTACCTTCTTTTACAGTCCCAATGTTTTTTGGAGCTGTCCTAGGTGGGGTTAGCATTGGGACAGGATTAACGCTTTTATTTAATCAGCAAGCTTCTTTAGGTGGGGCAAATATTCTTGCTTTGTATCTGCAAAAGAAAGCTGGAATTGACCCAGGCAAAACAAACTTTCTTTTTGATGCGTTTGTTGTACTCCTCAGTTTCCTAGTCGTCGGTCTTATCCCGGGACTGTTTTCCGTTCTGTCTATTCTTATTACATCTAAAATCATCAGCCTCTATAAACATCGCTTTATTAAACATGTCAAACCAGTTCAATTAAAAAAAGCCTCTGTCTCTGGTGCCGGAGTATAA
- the icd gene encoding NADP-dependent isocitrate dehydrogenase gives MAAEKIQTTNGVLNVPNEPIVPFIEGDGTGPDIWAAASRVLDAAVEKAYSGERKIHWKEILAGEKAYNQTGEWLPAETLDAVREYLIAIKGPLTTPIGGGIRSLNVALRQELDLYTCLRPVRYFTGVPSPVKRPEDTNMAIFRENTEDIYAGIEFQEGSDEVKKVIAFLQDEMGINKIRFPETSGIGIKPVSKEGTERIVRASIQYALDEGRKSVTLVHKGNIMKYTEGSFKNWGYDLAEREFGDKVFTWATYDKIVEEKGREAADQAQSEAEAAGKIIVKDSIADIFLQQILTRPKEFDVVVTMNLNGDYISDALAAQVGGIGIAPGANINYDTGHAIFEATHGTAPKYAGLDKVNPSSVLLSGELLLRHLGWTEAADMIMSSMDKTIESKVVTYDFARLMDDATEVSCSGFADELIKNL, from the coding sequence ATGGCAGCAGAAAAAATTCAAACAACTAACGGAGTTCTAAATGTACCAAACGAACCAATTGTACCTTTTATTGAAGGAGACGGCACAGGTCCTGATATTTGGGCAGCAGCATCTCGCGTATTAGACGCAGCAGTAGAAAAAGCATACAGTGGAGAGCGCAAAATTCACTGGAAAGAAATCTTAGCTGGTGAAAAAGCGTACAACCAAACAGGTGAATGGCTTCCGGCGGAAACATTAGATGCTGTACGTGAATATTTAATTGCGATTAAAGGGCCTTTAACAACACCAATTGGTGGAGGAATTCGCTCGTTAAACGTTGCGCTTCGTCAAGAGCTTGATCTTTATACATGTTTACGTCCAGTTCGTTATTTCACTGGTGTTCCTTCGCCTGTAAAACGTCCAGAAGACACAAATATGGCAATTTTCCGTGAGAACACAGAAGATATTTATGCAGGAATTGAATTCCAAGAAGGTTCCGATGAAGTGAAAAAAGTCATTGCGTTCCTACAAGATGAAATGGGCATTAATAAAATTCGTTTCCCTGAAACATCTGGAATTGGTATTAAGCCAGTTTCAAAAGAAGGAACAGAACGAATTGTGCGTGCTTCTATTCAATACGCTTTGGATGAAGGTAGAAAGAGTGTAACGCTTGTTCATAAAGGAAACATCATGAAGTATACAGAAGGTTCATTTAAAAACTGGGGCTACGATTTAGCTGAGCGCGAGTTCGGAGATAAAGTCTTTACGTGGGCAACATACGATAAAATTGTTGAGGAAAAAGGAAGAGAAGCTGCCGATCAAGCACAAAGTGAAGCAGAAGCCGCTGGAAAAATTATTGTGAAAGATTCAATTGCAGACATCTTCTTGCAACAAATTTTAACACGTCCAAAAGAGTTTGATGTTGTTGTTACAATGAACTTAAACGGAGATTATATTTCCGACGCATTAGCAGCACAAGTTGGTGGAATTGGTATTGCTCCAGGAGCGAATATCAACTACGATACAGGGCATGCAATCTTTGAAGCTACTCACGGTACTGCTCCTAAGTACGCTGGATTAGATAAAGTAAATCCATCTTCTGTTCTATTGTCTGGTGAACTACTTCTCCGTCACCTTGGCTGGACAGAAGCAGCTGATATGATCATGTCGTCAATGGATAAAACCATTGAAAGTAAAGTCGTGACATATGATTTTGCACGTTTGATGGATGATGCAACAGAAGTTTCTTGTTCTGGTTTTGCTGATGAACTAATCAAAAACCTCTAA
- a CDS encoding Lrp/AsnC family transcriptional regulator → MDKMDCDILKLLQDNGRMTISELSKELALSRPSMSERLVRLQEKGVIEGFTARVSLKEIGKDILLLIQVSGLKVALSDFEEVIKDEAEIIECHRVTGEVSYFLKAAVSDVNSMRALIDRLIPYGTINTSTVLNSPVPYRTILPDIKE, encoded by the coding sequence ATGGATAAAATGGATTGCGATATCCTAAAGCTGCTTCAAGACAATGGCAGGATGACAATTAGTGAATTATCAAAGGAGCTGGCATTAAGCCGACCGAGTATGTCAGAACGTCTCGTACGTTTACAAGAAAAAGGTGTTATTGAAGGGTTTACAGCGCGGGTATCATTAAAAGAAATCGGCAAGGATATCTTGCTTTTAATACAAGTTAGCGGGTTGAAAGTGGCGCTATCGGATTTTGAAGAGGTTATAAAGGATGAAGCAGAAATTATCGAGTGCCATCGAGTAACTGGAGAAGTAAGCTACTTTTTAAAAGCCGCTGTGTCGGATGTGAATAGTATGCGTGCTCTTATTGATCGATTAATACCGTACGGAACCATTAATACATCAACCGTTTTAAATTCACCTGTACCTTACCGAACAATCCTTCCTGATATAAAGGAATAG
- the ytaF gene encoding sporulation membrane protein YtaF — protein MLSLIILAMALSLDSFGVGLTYGMRKIKIPWLSLAFIGLCSGFSILIAMSVGATIAQVISISAAETIGALILIAIGAWALVETYRPQKEPVQRLQKQDVDFTIKMFGYVIHILRDPAKADMDSSGTVTGREALLLGLALSLDAFGAGIAAALMGFSPIGLALMVAFLSALFVSLGMVGGYRLAHVKWVKRLSFLPGLLLILIGLLKL, from the coding sequence TTGTTATCCTTAATCATTTTAGCCATGGCCTTGAGTCTTGACAGCTTTGGTGTTGGATTAACATACGGAATGCGAAAAATTAAAATTCCGTGGCTTTCGCTTGCCTTCATTGGATTGTGTTCTGGATTTTCCATTCTGATTGCCATGAGTGTCGGAGCTACGATTGCGCAAGTGATTTCCATTTCTGCAGCTGAAACAATTGGTGCACTGATTCTAATTGCCATTGGAGCATGGGCACTAGTTGAAACGTATCGTCCACAAAAGGAACCTGTTCAGCGCTTGCAAAAACAAGATGTCGATTTTACCATAAAAATGTTTGGATACGTCATTCATATCCTGCGAGATCCAGCGAAAGCAGACATGGATTCATCGGGAACGGTAACAGGACGGGAAGCTCTCTTACTTGGCTTAGCGCTTTCACTAGATGCATTTGGAGCAGGGATTGCGGCGGCCTTAATGGGCTTCTCACCAATTGGTTTGGCACTAATGGTTGCTTTTCTTAGCGCTCTATTTGTATCATTAGGGATGGTAGGGGGATATCGCCTCGCTCATGTGAAATGGGTAAAACGATTGTCTTTTCTTCCAGGCTTATTACTTATACTTATTGGGCTTTTGAAGCTGTAG
- the coaE gene encoding dephospho-CoA kinase (Dephospho-CoA kinase (CoaE) performs the final step in coenzyme A biosynthesis.), whose product MKIGLTGGIASGKSLASTYLYEKGHPIIDADKIARQVVEPGTPALEEISNTFGVNVLHEDGQLNRKALGSIVFTSEEKRQQLNKIVHPAVRKQMLKEAEAFERKGHALIIFDIPLLVESHLFHLVDQVWVVYVDEQTQLARLMQRDQSTKEEALQRIRAQIPLEQKVQYADQVIKNTGTKQETYNQIDAILQTITAT is encoded by the coding sequence TTGAAAATTGGTTTAACAGGTGGAATTGCAAGTGGAAAGTCTTTAGCTTCAACCTATCTTTACGAAAAAGGTCACCCTATTATTGATGCAGATAAAATTGCAAGACAGGTTGTTGAACCTGGTACACCAGCGCTTGAAGAAATTAGTAATACATTCGGTGTAAATGTGTTGCATGAGGATGGCCAGTTAAATCGAAAAGCGCTAGGATCCATTGTGTTTACAAGTGAAGAAAAACGACAGCAACTCAACAAAATTGTTCATCCAGCAGTAAGAAAACAAATGCTTAAAGAAGCAGAGGCTTTTGAACGAAAAGGGCATGCGCTTATCATCTTTGATATTCCACTTTTAGTAGAAAGTCACTTATTTCATTTAGTCGATCAAGTTTGGGTTGTTTATGTTGATGAACAAACGCAATTAGCTCGTTTAATGCAGCGAGATCAATCAACAAAAGAGGAAGCGTTACAGCGAATACGTGCACAAATTCCTTTAGAGCAAAAAGTACAGTATGCAGATCAAGTGATTAAAAATACGGGAACGAAGCAAGAAACATACAATCAGATTGATGCCATTTTACAAACAATCACAGCAACATAA
- the mutM gene encoding DNA-formamidopyrimidine glycosylase has product MPELPEVETVRRTLLELVKGKTIHNVTIHWPKMIKEPDDAYEFMQQIAGQTILDIRRRGKFLLFELTDFVLISHLRMEGRYGVYTPEESSGKHTHVIFHLTDGTELRYADVRKFGTMHLFTKGTEETVLPLAQLGVEPFSEQFTVERLNDAYKQSKRTIKTALLDQKTVVGLGNIYVDEALYRARIQPERLASSIGEEEMTVLHTAIVETLQEAVDAGGSSIKSYVNGQGEMGMFQQSLNVYGRKGEPCHECGTLITKTVVGGRGTHYCPQCQH; this is encoded by the coding sequence ATGCCAGAGTTACCTGAAGTGGAAACGGTTAGAAGAACATTACTTGAACTCGTTAAAGGCAAAACGATTCATAACGTGACCATTCATTGGCCTAAAATGATTAAGGAACCAGACGATGCGTATGAGTTCATGCAACAAATTGCTGGTCAAACCATTTTGGACATAAGACGTAGAGGGAAGTTTCTTTTATTTGAACTAACTGATTTTGTGCTTATCTCACATTTAAGAATGGAAGGACGTTATGGGGTGTATACGCCTGAAGAATCTTCAGGTAAGCACACCCATGTCATTTTTCATTTAACAGATGGAACAGAACTTCGGTATGCAGATGTACGAAAGTTTGGAACGATGCACTTATTTACGAAGGGTACAGAAGAGACCGTTTTGCCGCTTGCGCAACTAGGGGTGGAACCATTCTCTGAACAGTTTACGGTTGAACGATTAAATGATGCCTATAAACAATCGAAGCGCACGATTAAAACGGCGCTGTTAGACCAAAAAACGGTTGTTGGTCTAGGGAATATCTATGTGGATGAAGCGTTGTATCGAGCGCGTATTCAACCTGAGCGTCTAGCCTCATCAATTGGGGAAGAGGAGATGACGGTGTTGCATACAGCTATTGTAGAAACGTTACAGGAAGCGGTAGATGCTGGAGGAAGTTCTATTAAATCATATGTAAACGGTCAAGGTGAAATGGGGATGTTCCAACAAAGTCTGAACGTTTACGGTAGAAAAGGCGAACCATGTCATGAATGCGGGACGCTTATCACGAAGACAGTTGTAGGAGGACGAGGCACACATTATTGTCCTCAATGTCAGCATTAA
- a CDS encoding response regulator transcription factor: MAKRILVVDDEPSISTLLKYNLEQAGFEVETRLDGLAGFERAKEVPFDLIILDLMLPSMDGMDVCRNLRQEHIFVPILMLTAKDDEFDKVLGLELGADDYMTKPFSPREVSARVRAILRRVDQTQATKEDVAVKGKGRVIKDLTIYPDNYEVYVKQDLLTLTPKEFELLVYLSENKGRVLTRDQLLNAVWNYEFVGDTRIVDVHISHLREKIEPNPKKPVYIKTIRGLGYKLEEPISND, from the coding sequence ATGGCAAAGCGCATTTTAGTAGTCGATGATGAACCATCCATTTCCACCTTACTCAAGTACAACTTAGAACAGGCTGGCTTTGAAGTGGAAACGAGGTTAGATGGACTAGCTGGGTTTGAGCGAGCAAAAGAAGTTCCTTTCGATTTAATCATACTTGATCTTATGTTACCAAGTATGGATGGAATGGATGTGTGTCGCAATTTAAGGCAGGAACATATTTTTGTACCAATTTTAATGCTAACGGCTAAAGATGATGAATTTGATAAAGTACTCGGTCTAGAATTAGGTGCCGATGACTATATGACTAAACCATTTTCACCTCGAGAAGTATCCGCAAGAGTGCGTGCCATTTTACGTCGGGTCGACCAGACACAGGCTACTAAAGAAGATGTAGCTGTAAAAGGGAAGGGACGCGTCATAAAAGACTTAACCATTTACCCAGACAATTATGAAGTATACGTAAAGCAGGATTTGCTAACCTTGACACCAAAAGAGTTTGAGCTACTCGTCTACTTGTCTGAGAATAAAGGCCGGGTGTTAACGAGAGACCAGCTTCTTAATGCTGTATGGAATTATGAATTTGTTGGTGATACACGAATAGTCGATGTACACATTAGCCACTTGAGAGAAAAGATCGAACCAAATCCGAAAAAGCCTGTTTACATTAAGACGATTCGTGGGCTGGGCTATAAGTTGGAAGAACCAATCTCAAATGACTAA